In the genome of Fulvivirga maritima, one region contains:
- a CDS encoding GWxTD domain-containing protein, translating into MRLFSILLLTVFAWVQSYAQSSLSKVNFAYKYDPDSEIEISQKAYIKQDYIEYNLLLKVNKTYSSIKDYDISFFSTPSINADLTAIPNLHIDTLNINALSNSYSYQLTFPKEIESEIIVAQVLSKSSGFTYYSYVRPSDDVPFKRFMPGQAFKDWLPTGLYTVNYPDNLFAFYYDNDFPPALPPMPSNSSEPQKAMEIDSIISINSNQLLLGEKGLYLIQQDTTSAIAVSFRVEDKYFPKMVRIEDLITPLRYITTKEEYEALLQVEGDKKKFDQFWLDLTNSPERAKLIIKKYYKRAQYANQFFTSYKEGWKTDMGMIYIIYGMPDEVEVTNDGEEWLYKATPQLPSLTFKFINAQNIFSDKNFVLIRERKHAANWYRAIDLWRKGRF; encoded by the coding sequence ATGCGTTTATTTTCAATTTTACTTCTCACAGTTTTTGCTTGGGTTCAGAGCTACGCTCAAAGTTCGTTATCAAAAGTGAATTTCGCCTATAAGTATGATCCTGATAGCGAAATTGAAATCTCCCAGAAAGCATACATTAAGCAAGATTATATTGAATACAACTTACTGTTAAAAGTAAACAAAACGTATTCTTCTATTAAAGATTATGATATTAGTTTTTTTTCTACTCCATCTATTAATGCTGATTTAACCGCCATTCCTAATCTTCATATAGATACTTTAAACATTAATGCGCTTAGCAATAGTTATAGCTATCAACTGACTTTCCCTAAAGAAATTGAAAGTGAAATTATAGTCGCTCAGGTTTTAAGCAAGTCTTCGGGTTTCACCTACTATTCATATGTGAGACCCTCTGATGATGTACCTTTCAAAAGATTTATGCCTGGCCAGGCTTTCAAAGATTGGCTTCCTACAGGACTTTACACCGTTAATTACCCTGATAATCTTTTCGCCTTCTATTATGATAATGATTTCCCTCCGGCACTGCCACCCATGCCATCTAACTCATCAGAACCTCAAAAGGCCATGGAAATTGACTCCATTATTAGCATTAACTCTAACCAGCTTTTATTAGGAGAAAAAGGTTTATATTTAATTCAACAGGACACTACTTCTGCCATAGCAGTTAGCTTTAGGGTAGAAGATAAGTATTTTCCTAAAATGGTGAGAATAGAAGATCTGATCACCCCCTTAAGATACATCACTACTAAAGAAGAGTATGAAGCCCTGCTTCAGGTGGAGGGTGATAAGAAAAAGTTTGATCAGTTTTGGCTAGACCTCACTAATTCACCCGAAAGGGCAAAATTGATTATAAAAAAGTATTACAAGCGGGCGCAGTATGCTAATCAATTCTTCACTAGTTATAAAGAAGGCTGGAAAACCGATATGGGTATGATCTATATTATCTACGGCATGCCAGATGAAGTAGAAGTAACTAATGATGGAGAAGAGTGGCTATACAAGGCTACCCCACAGCTTCCTAGCCTGACTTTTAAGTTCATAAATGCCCAAAATATATTCAGTGATAAAAATTTTGTACTAATTAGAGAGCGAAAACATGCGGCAAATTGGTACAGAGCTATAGATTTGTGGCGAAAAGGGAGATTTTAA
- the rlmB gene encoding 23S rRNA (guanosine(2251)-2'-O)-methyltransferase RlmB, protein MADNKEYIFGTRAVLESIHAGKEIDKLLVQKGLFNDLTKELMKEAKAHHIPVSQVPLEKLNRITRKNHQGAIAFIAAVNYASLDNVINEVYQKGKEPFFLILDRVTDVRNFGAIARTAECSGVDAIIIPSKGSAAINNDAMKTSAGALNYIPVCREDNLKTTIKFLQESGIQIVACTEKTDSYIYNIDFKQPVAILLGSEENGISPEYLKMCDFRGKIPMTGNIASLNVSVSAAIAIYEAVRQKGAESL, encoded by the coding sequence ATGGCTGACAATAAAGAATACATATTTGGCACCAGAGCAGTTCTGGAAAGCATTCATGCAGGTAAAGAGATTGATAAACTACTGGTACAAAAAGGCCTGTTTAATGACCTCACTAAAGAGCTCATGAAAGAAGCCAAGGCACATCATATACCGGTTTCTCAGGTGCCTTTAGAAAAGCTTAACCGCATTACCAGGAAAAACCACCAGGGCGCTATCGCCTTTATAGCAGCGGTAAACTATGCCTCTCTTGATAATGTAATCAATGAGGTGTATCAAAAAGGGAAAGAGCCTTTTTTCTTAATTCTTGATCGTGTAACTGATGTGAGAAATTTTGGAGCCATAGCCAGAACGGCAGAATGCTCCGGGGTAGATGCCATCATAATACCCAGTAAAGGAAGTGCCGCTATTAATAACGATGCCATGAAAACTTCTGCTGGGGCGCTCAACTATATACCTGTATGCAGAGAAGACAATCTTAAAACTACTATTAAATTCCTTCAGGAAAGCGGTATTCAAATAGTAGCATGTACTGAAAAAACAGATAGTTATATCTATAATATAGATTTTAAACAGCCAGTAGCCATACTTTTAGGATCAGAAGAAAACGGTATTTCGCCAGAATATCTTAAAATGTGTGACTTTAGGGGCAAAATACCTATGACAGGAAATATAGCCTCACTAAATGTATCCGTATCTGCGGCAATAGCTATTTATGAGGCTGTAAGGCAAAAAGGAGCTGAGAGTTTATAA
- a CDS encoding mannose-1-phosphate guanylyltransferase, whose product MENKYLVIMAGGIGSRFWPYSRNSRPKQFLDILGTGRSLLQMTYDRFLPLIAKERIFIVTNGIYADQVKEQLPELSNDQILKEPLRRNTAPCIAYACYKIAQKDPEAVITVAPADHVIFNEDSFRSVINIGMQAAADKDKLITIGLKPNRPETGFGYIQYIHSDDDVKKVKTFTEKPERALAEKFLESGDFVWNSGIFVWSVAAIQEAFNQNLPEMAELFEEMEKDFYTETEESALQTTYAQCGNISIDYGVMEKADNVFVVLGEFGWSDLGSWNSLHELSDKEGENNVVQANALLYDTNNSILKGPKDKLIIAQGLEGYLVAECDNVLLICKKDQEAKFRDFVADVKDKKGAEFL is encoded by the coding sequence ATGGAAAACAAGTATTTGGTGATAATGGCCGGAGGGATAGGAAGTCGATTTTGGCCCTACAGCCGTAATAGCCGCCCTAAACAGTTTCTAGATATTTTAGGTACAGGCAGGTCTCTTTTACAAATGACCTATGATCGTTTTTTACCTTTAATAGCTAAGGAAAGAATTTTTATTGTTACCAACGGAATATATGCGGATCAGGTGAAGGAGCAACTTCCAGAGCTTTCTAATGATCAGATACTAAAAGAGCCTTTACGTAGAAATACGGCCCCTTGTATAGCTTATGCTTGCTATAAAATAGCTCAGAAAGATCCTGAGGCTGTAATTACTGTAGCACCCGCTGATCATGTTATTTTTAATGAAGACTCATTCAGGTCCGTAATTAATATTGGCATGCAGGCAGCAGCAGATAAGGATAAGCTTATTACTATTGGTCTTAAGCCTAATAGGCCTGAAACTGGTTTTGGTTACATTCAATATATTCACTCTGATGATGATGTGAAAAAGGTGAAAACTTTTACAGAAAAGCCAGAGAGAGCTTTAGCTGAGAAGTTTTTGGAGAGTGGTGATTTTGTGTGGAATTCTGGGATTTTTGTTTGGAGCGTAGCAGCCATTCAGGAGGCCTTTAATCAGAATTTACCTGAAATGGCGGAGCTCTTTGAAGAGATGGAGAAGGACTTTTATACTGAAACAGAAGAAAGTGCTTTGCAAACTACTTATGCTCAATGTGGCAATATTTCTATTGACTATGGTGTCATGGAAAAAGCCGATAATGTATTTGTAGTGCTTGGCGAGTTTGGCTGGTCAGATTTGGGATCATGGAACTCACTACATGAACTCTCAGATAAGGAAGGTGAAAATAATGTAGTGCAGGCCAATGCGCTGCTTTACGATACTAATAACAGTATTTTAAAAGGCCCTAAAGATAAATTGATAATAGCACAAGGCCTGGAAGGATACCTGGTGGCCGAATGTGATAATGTATTATTAATCTGCAAAAAGGATCAGGAAGCGAAGTTCCGTGACTTTGTGGCAGATGTAAAAGATAAAAAGGGAGCTGAGTTTTTATAA
- a CDS encoding KpsF/GutQ family sugar-phosphate isomerase, producing MKVVKNIQKIAEKVLLNEAEAVKKLVDFVDNDFEECVRTIFDLNGRVVVTGVGKSAIIANKIVATFNSTGTPALFMHAADAIHGDLGMIQKEDLVLCLSKSGNTPEIKVLVPLIKRTGAKLVALVSNMNSYLAQQADHVLNATIDEEACPNNLAPTTSTTAHLAIGDALAICLLELREFSSEDFAKYHPGGSLGKQLYLKVDDIYENNELPLVKGDTLVKDVIIEISSKRLGAAAVVNDNKELQGIITDGDLRRAIERGINIEKNKASEIMSTGAKTMKKGDFAVKALNIMQQNSISQIIVLAEGKVEGFVHLHDLLREGII from the coding sequence TTGAAGGTAGTAAAAAATATTCAAAAAATTGCCGAAAAGGTACTTCTAAATGAGGCTGAGGCAGTCAAAAAGCTGGTTGATTTTGTTGACAACGATTTTGAAGAGTGTGTGCGGACAATATTTGATTTAAACGGTAGGGTGGTAGTTACCGGTGTCGGTAAGAGCGCTATCATAGCTAATAAAATTGTTGCAACTTTTAACTCAACTGGTACACCTGCATTATTTATGCACGCTGCGGACGCTATTCACGGCGATTTAGGTATGATTCAGAAAGAGGATTTGGTACTCTGTTTATCTAAAAGTGGTAATACACCAGAGATAAAAGTTTTAGTGCCACTAATAAAGCGAACGGGAGCCAAACTGGTGGCCTTAGTGAGTAATATGAATTCTTACTTGGCTCAGCAGGCAGATCATGTGCTAAATGCTACCATAGATGAAGAGGCCTGTCCTAACAATCTCGCACCTACTACCAGCACTACAGCACACCTGGCTATAGGAGATGCTCTGGCTATATGCTTATTGGAATTGCGAGAGTTTTCAAGTGAAGATTTTGCTAAATACCACCCGGGAGGGTCTTTAGGCAAGCAACTTTACCTAAAAGTAGATGATATTTATGAAAATAATGAGCTTCCTTTAGTAAAAGGGGATACCTTAGTGAAAGATGTAATTATTGAGATTTCTTCTAAGAGGCTTGGGGCCGCTGCAGTAGTTAATGACAATAAGGAGCTGCAGGGCATAATTACTGATGGAGATTTAAGAAGAGCCATAGAGCGAGGCATTAATATTGAAAAAAATAAGGCTTCTGAAATTATGTCTACCGGGGCTAAAACTATGAAAAAAGGAGATTTTGCGGTGAAGGCGCTAAACATTATGCAGCAAAATAGTATTAGTCAAATAATTGTTCTGGCAGAAGGTAAAGTAGAGGGGTTTGTGCACCTTCATGATTTGCTAAGAGAAGGAATTATTTAA
- the recQ gene encoding DNA helicase RecQ — protein MTLVEEKENLRSKLKEVFGYSQFRGNQEAIIENILQGKNTFVIMPTGAGKSLCYQLPALITDGLAIVISPLIALMKNQVDQLNAFGINAQFLNSTLSKGEINRVKRECLDGSIKLLYVAPESLTKEENIAFLQKANVSFVAVDEAHCISEWGHDFRPEYRRIKEIIGLLGNLPIIALTATATPKVQLDIQKNLQMENADVFKSSFNRTNLFYTVKPKKHAKKQLVQFLQVHKGKSGIIYCLSRKKVAEIAELLNVNGFRAAPYHAGLEPAVREKNQDDFLNENIDIVVATIAFGMGIDKPDVRFVVHYDVPKSLEGYYQETGRAGRDGLEGECLMFYSHNDINKLEKFNKDKPVQERDNARILLQEMSYYAESPVCRRRQLLHYFGEEYEVENCGGCDNCVHPKERYEAKEYAQIAIEAAMATEERFGLNHLVDVIRGVANQYVNSYNHDQLAVYGKGSEETKDFWKSVVRQSLIYELLQKDIDNIGVLKVSDRGREFLKKPHSILFAKDHEYVDAGDEEEESERVTNTSKAYDENLFNILKSLRKTIAQQKELPPYVIFQDPSLEEMATIYPTNEAELAQINGVGMGKVQKFGKEFLKTITKYVEDNDIVTASEVVVKSSVNKSKMKIFIIQQIDRKIDLEEIAETKGIAFDELLDEIEHICYSGTKLNLDYYIDDILDEERQDDLYDYFLNAETDSIATALEDEDNEDYSEEELRLMRIKFLSEYAN, from the coding sequence ATGACGCTGGTTGAAGAGAAGGAAAATTTAAGGAGTAAGCTAAAAGAAGTTTTTGGCTATAGTCAATTCAGGGGGAACCAGGAGGCCATTATCGAAAATATTTTACAAGGAAAAAATACTTTCGTTATTATGCCTACTGGAGCGGGGAAGTCTTTATGCTATCAGCTACCTGCCTTAATAACAGATGGCTTGGCCATCGTAATTTCGCCGCTTATCGCACTGATGAAAAATCAGGTGGATCAGCTAAATGCATTTGGCATTAATGCGCAGTTCCTAAATTCTACCCTTTCTAAAGGTGAGATCAACAGGGTAAAGCGGGAGTGCCTCGATGGCTCTATCAAGCTATTATACGTAGCTCCTGAGTCTTTAACCAAAGAGGAAAATATCGCTTTTCTACAAAAGGCTAACGTCTCTTTTGTAGCAGTAGATGAAGCCCACTGTATCTCAGAATGGGGACATGATTTCAGACCTGAATACAGAAGAATAAAAGAAATAATAGGGTTATTAGGTAACTTACCTATCATAGCCCTAACTGCTACGGCTACACCTAAAGTGCAGCTAGACATCCAGAAAAACCTGCAAATGGAAAATGCGGATGTCTTCAAATCATCTTTTAACCGAACGAACTTATTCTACACGGTAAAACCGAAAAAGCACGCCAAGAAGCAACTGGTGCAGTTTTTACAGGTTCATAAAGGTAAAAGCGGCATTATTTACTGCCTGAGCAGAAAAAAAGTAGCTGAAATAGCAGAGTTGCTTAATGTAAACGGATTCCGTGCAGCACCTTACCATGCTGGTCTGGAGCCCGCCGTAAGAGAAAAAAATCAGGACGACTTCCTGAATGAAAATATTGACATAGTAGTAGCTACCATTGCTTTTGGTATGGGTATAGACAAACCAGATGTAAGATTTGTGGTACATTATGATGTTCCTAAATCGCTGGAAGGCTACTATCAGGAGACAGGACGTGCCGGACGAGACGGGCTGGAAGGCGAATGTCTCATGTTCTATTCACACAATGACATTAACAAACTGGAGAAGTTTAATAAAGACAAACCAGTGCAAGAGCGCGATAACGCCAGAATACTCTTGCAAGAAATGTCATATTATGCAGAGTCTCCCGTTTGTAGGAGAAGGCAGCTACTCCACTATTTCGGAGAAGAATACGAAGTAGAAAACTGCGGTGGCTGCGATAACTGTGTACACCCTAAAGAAAGATATGAAGCCAAAGAGTATGCTCAAATCGCTATTGAAGCAGCTATGGCTACTGAAGAAAGATTTGGCTTAAACCATCTGGTAGACGTGATCAGAGGGGTTGCCAATCAGTATGTAAATTCATATAACCATGACCAACTAGCGGTTTATGGCAAAGGCAGTGAAGAAACAAAAGATTTCTGGAAATCAGTAGTGAGGCAATCACTCATATATGAATTACTTCAGAAAGACATTGACAATATTGGCGTTCTAAAAGTGAGCGATAGAGGAAGAGAATTCCTTAAAAAGCCACATTCCATTCTTTTCGCTAAAGATCATGAATATGTAGACGCCGGAGATGAGGAAGAAGAAAGCGAAAGAGTAACTAACACTTCTAAGGCATATGATGAAAATCTCTTCAACATATTAAAAAGCCTCAGAAAGACCATTGCTCAACAAAAAGAGCTACCTCCTTATGTTATCTTTCAGGATCCTTCTTTAGAAGAAATGGCCACTATCTACCCTACTAACGAGGCTGAGCTGGCACAGATCAATGGAGTAGGCATGGGTAAAGTGCAGAAATTCGGTAAAGAATTTCTCAAAACTATTACCAAGTATGTAGAAGATAACGACATAGTTACTGCCAGCGAAGTGGTGGTAAAATCATCGGTAAATAAGTCTAAGATGAAGATTTTCATCATTCAGCAGATAGACCGAAAGATAGATCTGGAAGAAATAGCTGAGACCAAAGGTATTGCTTTTGATGAGCTGCTAGATGAAATTGAGCACATCTGCTACTCTGGCACTAAGCTCAATCTGGATTATTATATTGATGATATTCTGGATGAAGAAAGACAAGACGATCTTTATGATTACTTCCTCAATGCAGAAACAGACAGCATAGCTACTGCATTGGAAGATGAAGATAATGAAGACTATTCTGAAGAAGAATTGAGATTAATGAGAATTAAGTTTCTCTCAGAATATGCTAATTAA
- the purD gene encoding phosphoribosylamine--glycine ligase — protein sequence MNVLILGSGGREYTLAWKVSQSVDCDTVFVAPGNAGTLQFANNVDIDVNDFDAIGQFVLANNIELVIVGPEDPLVKGIRNYFEANDALKSIGFIGPDAAGAQLEGSKDFSKTFMENNNIPTAKSKTFTIDTLEEGLSYLENCDFPIVLKADGLAAGKGVLICQSLQEAQESLKTMLQEKQFGAASEKVLIEQFLDGIELSVFVLTDGENYVLLPEAKDYKRIGEKDTGLNTGGMGAVSPVSFADESFLEKVKEKVIAPTLSGLKKESIDYKGFIFIGLMKVNDEPYVIEYNVRMGDPETQVVFPRIKSDVLDLFTAAAEGNLNHYKLEVDPNYATTVVLVAGGYPGSYEKGIEIKGLADVPDALVIHAGTKQDGYKVLTNGGRVMAVTGQGKTLEDALDESYTTIKHITWKDMYYRKDIGKDILALRID from the coding sequence ATGAACGTACTAATTCTTGGTAGCGGAGGGCGTGAATACACCCTGGCATGGAAAGTTTCTCAAAGTGTAGACTGTGACACTGTATTTGTAGCCCCTGGCAACGCAGGTACTTTACAGTTTGCTAATAATGTAGATATAGATGTAAATGATTTTGATGCTATTGGCCAATTTGTTTTAGCCAATAACATAGAGCTTGTAATAGTAGGCCCAGAAGATCCTTTAGTTAAGGGCATAAGAAATTACTTCGAAGCCAATGATGCGCTTAAAAGCATTGGCTTTATAGGACCAGATGCTGCAGGCGCTCAGTTGGAGGGTAGTAAAGATTTTTCCAAAACCTTTATGGAAAACAACAATATCCCTACTGCTAAATCAAAAACCTTTACCATTGATACTTTAGAGGAAGGCCTGTCTTACCTGGAAAACTGTGATTTCCCCATTGTACTCAAAGCCGATGGATTAGCCGCAGGAAAAGGAGTACTCATTTGCCAAAGCTTGCAAGAAGCTCAGGAGTCATTAAAAACTATGCTGCAAGAAAAGCAATTTGGTGCTGCTAGCGAAAAAGTACTTATAGAGCAGTTTCTTGATGGCATTGAACTATCAGTATTTGTGCTTACAGACGGAGAAAATTATGTTTTACTGCCAGAAGCAAAAGACTATAAACGCATTGGTGAAAAAGATACAGGTTTAAACACCGGCGGTATGGGAGCAGTATCTCCTGTAAGTTTTGCAGATGAAAGCTTCTTAGAAAAAGTAAAAGAAAAAGTAATAGCTCCTACCCTAAGCGGCCTTAAAAAGGAATCTATAGATTATAAAGGATTTATTTTCATAGGCCTTATGAAGGTAAATGACGAGCCTTATGTAATTGAATATAATGTACGTATGGGAGACCCTGAAACACAAGTGGTATTCCCTCGCATTAAAAGTGATGTACTCGATCTTTTTACAGCTGCAGCAGAAGGCAACCTAAACCACTACAAACTGGAGGTTGACCCTAACTATGCCACTACAGTGGTTTTAGTAGCAGGAGGATACCCCGGCAGCTATGAAAAAGGCATTGAGATTAAAGGACTAGCTGATGTTCCTGATGCATTAGTTATACATGCGGGCACTAAACAAGACGGTTACAAAGTTCTAACTAATGGAGGTAGAGTAATGGCAGTAACTGGTCAGGGCAAAACCTTAGAAGATGCTTTAGATGAATCATATACAACCATCAAGCATATCACTTGGAAAGATATGTACTATAGAAAAGACATCGGAAAAGATATTTTAGCCCTTCGAATAGATTAG
- a CDS encoding PSP1 domain-containing protein — protein MAGCSSCGTSGKAAGCNNNGGCQTGGCNKMNVFDWLSNMDLPVVDKFDIVEVRFKGGRKDFFQNAENLELHTGDAVVVDVPNGHHLGYVSLQGELVRLQMQKKKVAQDEIRKIYRLAHQKDLEKYEDVQKREMPTLYRTRQIIHDLKLEMKLSDIEYQADNSKATFYYSADDRVDFRELIKILAGEFKIRVEMRQISLRQEAGRLGGIGSCGRELCCSTWLSDFKSVSTSAARYQNLSLNPSKLSGQCGRLKCCLNYELDTYMDALKDIPELEKPLLTEKGVAKLQKTDIFRKIMWFGYDDENTWHPIDVERVNEIVTLNSKGKKPASLLEDDVPGQGEFNSLNSDLEKMDKKFNQKAGNNKRKKRNKNKRRKGRKPSNNTNK, from the coding sequence ATGGCGGGATGTAGTTCTTGTGGAACCAGCGGAAAAGCAGCAGGATGTAACAATAACGGAGGCTGCCAAACCGGAGGTTGCAATAAAATGAACGTATTTGACTGGCTATCTAACATGGATTTGCCAGTAGTAGATAAATTTGATATAGTAGAAGTAAGGTTTAAAGGCGGAAGAAAAGATTTTTTCCAAAATGCCGAAAACCTGGAACTTCACACTGGTGATGCTGTGGTAGTAGACGTACCTAATGGTCACCATCTGGGATATGTATCACTGCAAGGCGAGCTGGTTCGCCTGCAGATGCAAAAAAAGAAAGTAGCCCAGGATGAAATCAGGAAGATATACAGACTGGCTCATCAAAAAGATCTGGAGAAATACGAAGATGTACAAAAGAGGGAAATGCCTACGCTCTACCGCACCAGGCAGATTATACATGACCTCAAGCTAGAGATGAAGCTCTCTGACATCGAGTATCAGGCTGATAATAGCAAGGCCACCTTTTACTACTCTGCAGATGATAGAGTAGACTTTAGGGAGCTGATAAAAATATTAGCTGGTGAGTTTAAGATCAGGGTAGAGATGCGCCAGATCAGCCTAAGACAGGAAGCCGGAAGGCTTGGAGGTATCGGCTCTTGCGGAAGAGAGCTATGCTGCTCTACCTGGCTGAGCGATTTCAAGAGTGTTTCTACCAGTGCGGCCAGGTATCAGAACCTGTCATTAAACCCCAGTAAACTTTCTGGTCAGTGTGGTCGATTAAAGTGCTGCCTCAATTATGAGCTAGACACTTACATGGACGCTCTAAAAGATATTCCTGAGTTAGAAAAACCCCTTTTAACTGAAAAAGGCGTAGCTAAACTGCAAAAAACGGACATCTTCAGAAAAATCATGTGGTTTGGCTATGACGATGAAAACACTTGGCACCCTATTGACGTTGAGAGAGTTAATGAGATAGTAACGCTCAATAGCAAAGGTAAAAAGCCTGCCTCTTTGCTCGAAGACGATGTTCCTGGTCAGGGCGAATTCAACAGCCTCAATAGTGACCTGGAAAAAATGGACAAAAAGTTCAATCAAAAAGCTGGCAACAACAAGAGAAAGAAAAGAAACAAAAACAAAAGAAGGAAAGGCCGCAAGCCTAGCAACAACACTAATAAATGA
- a CDS encoding gliding motility lipoprotein GldH: MTRIAFIIIIAFLGALAACDENRIYEKNKTFENKEWLADSTQAFDFKIKDTTLTYNLYYNIRNTISYPFQNIYVQYTLKDSTDKELDSQLINNDLFDPKTGKPYGDGLGDVFDHQFPILKNYSFDQAGKYTITLQQFMRRDTLPDIIATGIRLEKVTEDNIAEQ, from the coding sequence ATGACACGAATTGCATTTATCATTATAATTGCTTTTTTAGGAGCATTAGCAGCCTGTGATGAGAACAGGATTTACGAGAAAAATAAAACTTTTGAAAATAAGGAATGGTTAGCTGATTCAACTCAGGCTTTTGACTTTAAAATCAAAGACACTACACTGACCTATAATTTATATTACAATATTAGAAATACTATTTCTTACCCTTTTCAAAACATTTATGTGCAGTATACTCTTAAAGATAGCACTGATAAGGAATTAGATTCTCAACTGATCAATAATGATCTGTTTGACCCAAAAACCGGAAAACCATACGGCGACGGCCTGGGTGATGTTTTCGACCATCAGTTTCCTATCCTTAAAAATTATAGTTTTGACCAAGCAGGTAAATATACTATCACCTTGCAGCAGTTTATGAGAAGAGACACACTGCCTGATATTATTGCTACCGGAATCAGATTAGAAAAAGTAACAGAGGATAATATAGCAGAACAATGA
- the trkA gene encoding Trk system potassium transporter TrkA, protein MRIIIAGAGDVGFHLAKLLAYEEQDIILIDMDGARLRQASSNLDVGTIKGSSTSYSVLEEADVANADLLIAVTSSEETNITTTIIGKHLGAKKTIARIQNVEYLLNKEKLNLQDLGIDEIISPESLAAKEIKRLLKEIALTDTFDFDEGRLSLVGVTVDENSKLKNKTLIEAAHLNPNQNFVTVAILRDSQTIIPHGDNKFIEGDHAYFIAQPNGINTVLELSGKRKQEIKNIMILGGSKVGFHAAKRLSRKFNVKLIERDREKCHELADQLKDVMVICGDGRDVDLLQEEAIEEMDAFIAVTGNSETNIISCLVAKNNNVKKTISLVENIDYIHLSQNIGVDTMINKKLIAANFIFRYIRKGDVISLTSIHGVDAEILEFIVKAGSKITTREIKELDFPKGAIIGGVVRNGVGYTTMGDFQFRPKDRAVVLCRPECIHVVEEFFK, encoded by the coding sequence ATGAGAATAATTATTGCCGGTGCCGGTGATGTAGGTTTCCACCTTGCCAAACTCCTGGCCTATGAAGAACAAGACATTATTCTCATAGACATGGACGGAGCCAGGCTAAGACAAGCCTCCAGCAACCTCGATGTAGGCACCATAAAAGGCAGTAGCACCTCATATTCTGTTTTGGAAGAAGCCGATGTAGCTAACGCAGATTTGCTTATAGCTGTAACCTCTTCTGAAGAAACCAATATTACCACCACCATTATTGGCAAGCACCTCGGAGCTAAAAAAACTATAGCCAGAATTCAAAATGTAGAATACCTACTCAATAAAGAGAAGCTAAACCTACAGGATCTGGGTATAGATGAAATCATCTCTCCCGAATCTCTGGCAGCAAAGGAAATAAAAAGGCTTCTCAAGGAAATTGCGCTTACTGACACTTTTGATTTCGATGAAGGCCGCCTCTCATTAGTAGGAGTAACTGTAGACGAAAACAGCAAACTCAAAAACAAAACACTAATAGAAGCTGCTCATCTCAACCCGAATCAAAACTTTGTTACCGTAGCTATTCTTAGAGACAGCCAAACTATAATCCCTCATGGAGATAATAAATTTATAGAGGGCGATCATGCCTATTTTATAGCTCAGCCAAACGGCATAAATACTGTTTTAGAGCTATCAGGCAAAAGAAAGCAAGAGATAAAAAACATTATGATACTGGGAGGCAGCAAAGTAGGATTTCATGCTGCCAAAAGGCTTAGTCGTAAGTTTAATGTAAAACTCATTGAGCGTGACCGCGAAAAATGTCATGAACTGGCCGATCAGCTTAAAGACGTAATGGTTATCTGTGGAGATGGTAGAGATGTAGACCTGCTCCAAGAAGAAGCCATTGAAGAAATGGATGCCTTCATAGCCGTAACAGGCAACTCAGAAACCAATATCATTTCCTGTCTTGTAGCGAAAAATAATAATGTTAAAAAAACCATTTCGTTGGTAGAAAACATTGATTATATCCACCTATCTCAAAATATAGGGGTAGATACCATGATCAATAAAAAACTGATAGCTGCCAACTTCATTTTCAGGTATATCAGAAAAGGAGACGTTATATCACTCACCAGTATTCACGGGGTGGATGCAGAAATCCTTGAATTTATAGTAAAAGCTGGCTCTAAAATCACAACCAGAGAGATTAAAGAGCTCGATTTCCCTAAAGGGGCTATAATAGGAGGAGTAGTGAGAAATGGAGTGGGTTATACTACCATGGGAGATTTCCAGTTTAGACCCAAAGACAGAGCCGTAGTACTATGCCGGCCAGAATGCATTCATGTAGTTGAGGAATTTTTCAAATAA